A part of Streptomyces sp. NBC_01235 genomic DNA contains:
- a CDS encoding beta-class carbonic anhydrase: MTTSASVPAGPQDAITEGTVTDHLVEANEQYAAAFSDPGMDARPVLHVAVVACMDARLDLHAALGLELGDCHTIRNAGGVVTDDVIRSLTISQRALGTRSVVLIHHTGCGLESLTEEFRHELEMEVGQRPAWAVEAFRDVDQDVRQSMQRVRTSPFLVHTDDVRGFVFDVKTGLLREIDPS; the protein is encoded by the coding sequence ATGACGACTTCTGCATCGGTTCCCGCAGGGCCCCAAGACGCCATAACCGAGGGCACCGTCACGGACCACCTCGTCGAGGCGAACGAACAGTACGCCGCCGCGTTCTCCGACCCCGGGATGGACGCCCGGCCCGTCCTGCACGTCGCGGTCGTGGCCTGCATGGACGCCCGACTCGACCTGCACGCCGCCCTCGGACTGGAGCTGGGCGACTGCCACACCATCCGCAACGCGGGCGGGGTGGTCACCGACGACGTGATCCGCTCCCTCACCATCAGCCAGCGAGCGCTCGGCACCCGCAGCGTGGTCCTCATCCACCACACCGGCTGCGGCCTGGAATCCCTCACCGAGGAGTTCCGGCACGAGCTGGAGATGGAGGTCGGCCAGCGTCCCGCCTGGGCCGTGGAAGCCTTCCGGGACGTCGACCAGGACGTCCGGCAGTCGATGCAGCGGGTGCGCACCTCGCCGTTCCTGGTGCACACCGACGACGTGCGCGGCTTCGTGTTCGACGTCAAGACGGGCCTGCTCCGCGAGATCGACCCCTCGTAA
- a CDS encoding AAA family ATPase: MTTYDERASLTDLTATVERVRSSVEGVIEGKPEVVRLSLTVLLAEGHLLIEDVPGVGKTMLAKALAKSIDCSVRRIQFTPDLLPSDITGVSIWDQQRRDFEFKPGAIFSQIVIGDEINRASPKTQSALLESLEERQVTIDGTTYELPSPFMVVATQNPVEMEGTYPLPEAQRDRFMARVSIGYPSPEAELQMLDVHGGVSPLDDLQPVAHAHEIVKLIDAVRGVHVADSVRRYAVDLVTATRTHPDLRLGASPRATLHLVRAAKATAALSGRDYALPDDVQNLAVAVLAHRLLPTAQAQLNRRTAEQVVEDIIQRTPVPATPQQHGYGLGRGTQAYGQQQPRRL; encoded by the coding sequence GTGACGACCTATGACGAGCGAGCGAGCCTCACAGATCTGACCGCCACTGTGGAGCGTGTCCGCAGTTCGGTGGAGGGAGTGATCGAGGGCAAGCCCGAGGTCGTACGGCTTTCGCTGACCGTGCTCCTCGCCGAGGGGCATCTGTTGATCGAGGACGTTCCGGGCGTCGGCAAGACGATGCTCGCCAAGGCGCTGGCGAAGTCCATCGACTGCTCGGTGCGCCGTATCCAGTTCACGCCCGACCTGCTGCCCTCGGACATCACCGGTGTGTCCATCTGGGATCAGCAGCGCCGGGACTTCGAGTTCAAGCCGGGCGCGATCTTCTCGCAGATCGTGATCGGCGACGAGATCAACCGCGCCTCGCCCAAGACGCAGTCGGCGCTCCTTGAGTCGCTGGAGGAGCGCCAGGTCACCATCGACGGGACGACGTACGAGCTGCCCAGCCCGTTCATGGTGGTGGCCACGCAGAACCCGGTCGAGATGGAGGGCACCTATCCGCTGCCCGAGGCGCAGCGCGACCGCTTCATGGCGCGCGTCTCGATCGGCTACCCGAGCCCCGAGGCCGAGCTGCAGATGCTCGACGTGCACGGCGGGGTCAGCCCCCTGGACGACCTCCAGCCGGTCGCGCACGCGCACGAGATCGTGAAGCTGATCGACGCGGTCCGCGGTGTCCACGTCGCCGACTCGGTCCGCCGCTACGCGGTCGACCTGGTCACCGCCACGCGCACCCACCCCGACCTCAGACTCGGCGCCTCCCCGCGGGCAACGTTGCATCTGGTGCGCGCGGCCAAGGCGACCGCCGCCCTCAGCGGCCGGGACTACGCGCTGCCGGACGACGTCCAGAACCTCGCCGTGGCCGTCCTGGCCCACCGTCTGCTGCCCACCGCTCAGGCCCAGCTGAACCGCCGCACGGCGGAGCAGGTCGTCGAGGACATCATCCAGCGCACCCCGGTGCCGGCCACCCCCCAGCAGCACGGGTACGGGCTGGGCCGCGGCACACAGGCGTATGGCCAGCAGCAGCCGCGGAGGCTGTGA
- a CDS encoding DUF58 domain-containing protein has product MTPGGTGQPSTGRGEGEKGGARTALAGLTTRGRSFLAAGIAAAICAYVLGQPDLLRVGLLLAALPLICAAVVYRTRYRVAGSRRLSPARVPAGSEARVHLRMDNVSRLPTGLLMLQDRVPYVLGPRPRFVLDRVEAGGRREVSYRVRSDLRGRYPLGPLQLRLNDPFGMCELTRSFSTYDTLTVIPRVEALSPVRLTGEAKGYGDGRQRSLALAGEDDVIPRGYRHGDDLRRVHWRLTARYGELMVRREEQPQRSRCTVLLDTRGLAYQGAGPDSAFEWAVSGAASVLVHMLERGFSVRLLTDTGNSVPGEGADGFAGANQESADAAGLMMDTLAVVDHSDGTGLSRAYDVLRGGNEGLLVAFLGDLDEEQAAVAAKMRQRSGGAVAFLLDGDNWVREPNGGPDPMNRQEERLRMLREAGWTALSVPRGASLNELWRQADRDRAGVTTASAASNGEGRA; this is encoded by the coding sequence ATGACCCCCGGGGGGACCGGGCAGCCGTCGACCGGCCGCGGCGAGGGCGAGAAGGGCGGCGCGCGCACGGCCCTGGCCGGTCTGACCACCCGCGGCCGGTCCTTCCTGGCCGCCGGCATCGCGGCCGCGATCTGCGCCTACGTGCTCGGACAGCCCGACCTGCTGCGGGTCGGTCTGCTGCTGGCCGCCCTGCCGCTGATCTGCGCGGCCGTCGTCTACCGCACCCGATACCGGGTGGCCGGCAGCCGCCGGCTCTCCCCCGCGCGCGTGCCCGCGGGCAGCGAGGCCCGCGTCCATCTGCGGATGGACAACGTCTCACGGCTGCCCACCGGCCTGCTGATGCTCCAGGACCGGGTGCCGTACGTGCTCGGCCCGCGCCCCCGCTTCGTCCTGGACCGGGTGGAGGCGGGCGGCCGCCGCGAGGTGTCCTACCGGGTCCGCTCCGACCTGCGTGGCCGCTACCCGCTGGGCCCTCTCCAACTGCGCCTGAACGACCCGTTCGGCATGTGCGAACTGACCCGCTCCTTCTCGACGTACGACACGCTGACGGTGATCCCGCGCGTCGAGGCGCTGTCGCCGGTCCGGCTGACCGGCGAGGCCAAGGGGTACGGCGACGGGCGGCAGCGCTCGCTGGCACTGGCCGGCGAGGACGACGTGATCCCGCGCGGCTACCGCCACGGCGACGACCTGCGCCGCGTGCACTGGCGCCTCACCGCGCGCTACGGCGAGCTGATGGTGCGCCGCGAGGAACAGCCCCAGCGCTCCCGCTGCACGGTGCTCCTGGACACCCGGGGCCTGGCCTACCAGGGCGCGGGCCCTGACTCGGCGTTCGAGTGGGCGGTCTCGGGCGCCGCGTCCGTTCTGGTGCACATGCTGGAACGGGGCTTCTCCGTACGGCTGCTGACGGACACGGGCAACTCCGTGCCCGGAGAGGGCGCCGACGGGTTCGCCGGGGCGAACCAGGAGTCGGCGGACGCGGCCGGGCTGATGATGGACACCCTCGCCGTGGTCGACCACTCCGACGGCACGGGCCTGTCCCGGGCGTACGACGTGCTGCGCGGCGGCAACGAGGGACTGCTGGTGGCCTTCCTCGGCGATCTCGACGAGGAGCAGGCGGCGGTGGCCGCGAAGATGCGCCAGCGCAGTGGAGGCGCGGTCGCCTTCCTCCTGGACGGCGACAACTGGGTGCGTGAACCGAACGGCGGGCCCGATCCGATGAACAGGCAGGAGGAGCGGCTGCGGATGCTGCGGGAGGCGGGCTGGACGGCCCTGAGCGTGCCGCGGGGCGCTTCGCTGAACGAGCTGTGGCGTCAGGCGGACCGCGACCGGGCGGGCGTGACGACGGCGAGCGCGGCGAGCAACGGGGAGGGAAGAGCATGA
- a CDS encoding transglutaminase TgpA family protein: MSGRARLTLCSAAATLLASCALLPLVEPATWLLQAAFLLAIQSGVGAATRRVPLARPLTVAVQALVTLVLLTLVFAREHALAGLIPGPEAFRHFGDLLQAGADDVGRYAIPAPLSDGIRLMVIGGVLVIGLAVDTLAVTFRNAAPAGLPLLALYSVAAGLSEGAADWLWFLVAAAGYLMLLLAESRERLSQWGRVFGGAPRNVGGQPGPVAPVRTGRRIGMAALGVALVVPLLPLPAIQGGLLDGAGTGVGAGNGSGGTISAVNPLVSLRDSLNVDDDRTVLTLRTNTSNTSDLYLRIVSLDDFDGTTWKPAKRHIVTVPDEFPTPTGLGPDVKRAEVTTRIAAAAGYAQDWLPMPYPPSGVQIKGNWRYEPVGMTLVGDHGQNTSGKTYQVTSLDVQPTAEQLASAPEAPSSVRKDYTKVPDSLPTVVSERAREITKGATSDYEKAVKLQDYFAVTGGFEYDTQVEVGSGPGAIARFLRDKQGFCVHFSFAMAAMARTLGIPARVAVGFAPGSPQADGSVAVSLKDAHAWPELYFEGVGWTRFEPTPTRGTTPTYTLPDTPGEAVPDLPQASRSANAVPSAEPSASTSCSVQDKKLEGCAGALPVNQTGQGGGGTPWYEIAGWTLLGGAGLALPLLPMLWRLRRRSVRLASAQHSASAASGAPPGRRKDGGDGRQADDAGPAVLLDVPPQEAGEAAVGHVLAVWRELTDTAWDYGIEPDEALTPRRAAARIVRIGELDETVSRAVHRVAGAVEQVLYAPEPRAEAGLADEVRTVRAALREKVGWTTRVRAVVAPRSAIRAVWDLTDRWTGLKASWTARLTALVRRPSGQQSG, translated from the coding sequence ATGAGTGGGCGGGCTCGACTGACGCTGTGCTCCGCGGCGGCGACGCTGTTGGCCTCGTGCGCCCTGCTGCCCCTGGTGGAACCGGCGACGTGGCTCCTCCAGGCGGCGTTCCTGCTGGCGATCCAGTCCGGGGTGGGCGCGGCGACCCGCCGGGTGCCACTGGCCCGGCCGCTGACCGTGGCCGTCCAGGCCCTGGTCACGCTGGTGCTGCTGACCCTGGTCTTCGCCCGGGAGCACGCCCTCGCCGGTCTGATCCCCGGCCCGGAGGCCTTCCGGCACTTCGGCGACCTGCTCCAGGCGGGCGCCGACGACGTGGGGCGGTATGCGATCCCGGCCCCGCTGTCCGACGGCATCCGGCTGATGGTGATCGGCGGGGTGCTGGTCATCGGCCTGGCGGTGGACACCCTCGCGGTGACGTTCCGCAACGCGGCCCCGGCCGGACTGCCGCTGCTGGCGCTGTACTCGGTGGCCGCGGGCCTGTCCGAGGGGGCGGCCGACTGGCTGTGGTTCCTGGTCGCCGCCGCCGGCTATCTGATGCTGCTGCTCGCCGAGAGCCGGGAACGGCTCTCGCAGTGGGGCCGGGTGTTCGGCGGGGCCCCGCGCAACGTGGGCGGGCAACCCGGTCCGGTGGCCCCGGTGCGCACCGGCCGGCGCATCGGCATGGCCGCGCTGGGCGTCGCCCTCGTGGTACCGCTGCTGCCGCTGCCTGCGATACAGGGCGGCCTGCTGGACGGGGCGGGCACCGGCGTGGGCGCGGGCAACGGCAGCGGGGGCACGATCTCCGCGGTGAACCCGCTGGTGTCGCTGCGCGACAGCCTGAACGTGGACGACGACCGCACGGTCCTGACCCTGCGCACCAACACCAGCAACACCTCGGACCTGTACCTGCGGATCGTGTCCCTGGACGACTTCGACGGCACCACGTGGAAGCCGGCGAAGCGCCACATCGTCACCGTGCCGGACGAGTTCCCCACGCCCACCGGCCTGGGCCCCGACGTCAAGCGCGCGGAGGTCACGACCCGGATCGCGGCCGCCGCCGGCTACGCGCAGGACTGGCTGCCGATGCCGTATCCGCCCAGCGGCGTGCAGATCAAGGGCAACTGGCGTTACGAGCCGGTCGGCATGACCCTCGTCGGCGACCACGGCCAGAACACCAGCGGCAAGACGTACCAGGTGACGAGCCTCGACGTGCAGCCGACGGCGGAGCAGCTGGCCTCGGCTCCCGAGGCGCCGAGCTCGGTGCGCAAGGACTACACCAAGGTCCCGGACTCCCTGCCGACAGTGGTGTCGGAGCGGGCCCGTGAGATCACCAAGGGCGCCACCAGCGACTACGAGAAGGCGGTCAAGCTCCAGGACTACTTCGCGGTGACGGGCGGCTTCGAGTACGACACCCAGGTAGAGGTCGGCAGCGGCCCGGGCGCGATCGCCCGCTTCCTGCGGGACAAGCAGGGTTTCTGCGTGCACTTCTCGTTCGCGATGGCCGCGATGGCCCGCACGCTGGGCATACCGGCGCGGGTCGCGGTGGGCTTCGCGCCGGGTTCCCCGCAGGCGGACGGTTCGGTGGCGGTGAGCCTGAAGGACGCGCACGCCTGGCCGGAGCTGTACTTCGAGGGCGTGGGCTGGACCCGCTTCGAGCCGACCCCGACCCGCGGCACGACGCCCACGTACACGCTGCCGGACACCCCGGGCGAAGCCGTCCCCGACCTGCCGCAGGCGTCGCGCTCGGCGAACGCGGTGCCGTCGGCCGAGCCCTCGGCGAGCACCAGCTGCTCGGTTCAGGACAAGAAGCTCGAGGGCTGCGCGGGCGCGCTGCCGGTCAACCAGACGGGACAGGGCGGCGGCGGTACCCCGTGGTACGAGATCGCCGGCTGGACGCTGCTGGGGGGCGCGGGCCTCGCCCTGCCCCTGCTGCCGATGCTGTGGCGGCTGAGACGGCGTTCGGTGCGGCTGGCGTCCGCCCAGCACTCCGCGTCCGCGGCGTCCGGGGCACCCCCGGGCCGGCGCAAGGACGGCGGCGACGGCCGGCAGGCGGACGACGCCGGTCCCGCGGTGCTGCTGGACGTGCCGCCGCAGGAAGCCGGTGAGGCGGCCGTCGGGCATGTGCTGGCGGTGTGGCGCGAGCTCACCGACACGGCCTGGGACTACGGCATCGAGCCGGACGAGGCGCTGACCCCGCGGCGCGCGGCGGCGCGGATCGTCCGGATCGGCGAGCTGGACGAGACGGTGAGCCGTGCGGTGCACCGGGTCGCGGGCGCCGTGGAACAGGTGCTGTACGCCCCGGAGCCGAGGGCGGAGGCCGGTCTGGCCGACGAGGTCCGCACGGTCCGGGCGGCCCTGCGGGAGAAGGTCGGCTGGACCACGCGGGTGCGTGCCGTCGTGGCGCCGCGTTCGGCCATCCGCGCGGTCTGGGACCTCACCGACCGCTGGACGGGCCTCAAGGCGTCCTGGACGGCCCGTCTGACGGCTCTGGTACGCCGACCGTCCGGCCAGCAGAGCGGCTGA
- a CDS encoding DUF3040 domain-containing protein: MPLSEHEQRMLEQMERALYAEDPKFASALEGSGLRTYTRRRVYQAVAGFLVGIALLMAGMVAKQVWLSVVGFLVMLGCAVLAVTGWRKAPKPGEQAAAGAPGAPHTRGQTRQKRSMMDRIEQRWQRRRDEQGGH, encoded by the coding sequence GTGCCGCTCTCGGAGCACGAGCAGCGCATGCTCGAGCAGATGGAGCGAGCGCTGTACGCCGAAGATCCCAAGTTCGCGTCGGCGCTCGAGGGAAGCGGGCTGCGTACGTACACCCGGCGGCGGGTCTACCAGGCGGTCGCTGGCTTCCTCGTGGGAATCGCGCTCCTCATGGCCGGTATGGTCGCCAAACAGGTCTGGCTGAGCGTGGTGGGGTTCCTCGTCATGCTGGGCTGCGCGGTGCTCGCCGTGACCGGCTGGCGCAAGGCACCCAAGCCGGGCGAGCAAGCCGCGGCAGGCGCCCCGGGCGCCCCGCACACCCGCGGCCAGACTCGGCAGAAGCGCTCGATGATGGACCGGATCGAGCAGCGCTGGCAGCGCCGCCGTGACGAGCAGGGCGGCCACTGA
- a CDS encoding methyltransferase, with translation MSDPMRPPVSHHSPQPTSQRSAPSRPRASLRTAVVWEVLQDALERRVKATGRESLDVLDTGGGSGNFAVPVALLGHRVTVVDPSPNALFALERRTAEAGVADRVQGVQGDAHGLFDVVERGGYDAVLCHGVLEYVDDPAEGVRNAVAALRSEGVLSLLAAGLGGAVLARALAGHFKEARQALTSPDGRWGAGDPVPRRFTAEQLTELVEGAGLRVGAVHGVRVFADLVPGVLVDTEPGALEALLKLEEAAAELPAFHSVATQLHVLGETRGTEGT, from the coding sequence GTGTCGGACCCGATGCGCCCGCCCGTCTCCCACCACAGTCCTCAGCCGACGTCGCAGCGCTCCGCCCCCTCCCGGCCCCGCGCCTCCCTCCGTACCGCCGTGGTCTGGGAGGTCCTCCAGGACGCCCTCGAACGCCGGGTCAAGGCGACCGGCCGTGAGTCGCTGGACGTCCTGGACACCGGCGGCGGCAGCGGCAACTTCGCGGTACCCGTCGCCCTCCTCGGGCACCGGGTCACCGTGGTCGACCCCAGCCCCAACGCGCTGTTCGCCCTGGAGCGCCGCACCGCCGAGGCCGGCGTCGCCGACCGCGTGCAGGGCGTCCAGGGCGACGCCCACGGCCTCTTCGACGTGGTCGAGCGCGGCGGCTACGACGCCGTCCTGTGCCACGGCGTCCTGGAGTACGTCGACGACCCGGCCGAGGGCGTCCGCAACGCGGTGGCCGCCCTGCGCTCCGAGGGCGTCCTCAGCCTCCTCGCCGCCGGCCTCGGCGGAGCCGTGCTCGCGAGGGCCCTCGCCGGCCACTTCAAGGAGGCCCGGCAGGCACTCACCAGCCCCGACGGGCGCTGGGGCGCGGGCGACCCCGTGCCGCGTCGCTTCACCGCCGAGCAGCTCACCGAACTGGTCGAGGGAGCGGGCCTTCGGGTCGGCGCCGTACACGGCGTGCGGGTCTTCGCCGACCTCGTCCCCGGCGTGCTCGTGGACACCGAGCCGGGCGCCCTGGAGGCCCTGCTGAAGCTGGAGGAGGCCGCTGCCGAACTCCCCGCCTTCCACTCCGTGGCCACCCAGCTTCACGTCCTCGGGGAGACGCGGGGGACAGAAGGGACCTGA
- a CDS encoding SAV_6107 family HEPN domain-containing protein: protein MAHHHAAAANRRRATGPAPSLTGPASDVHPVLRRTTAPPAALDLLAQARAGLDEAALLETPNERYATAHLAALRTAAAVLAARGRPEPSPRRRARIRSAWEVLPEIAPELAEWSALFASGARRRARAEAGIQGAAGRRDADDLIRDVAMFLRLVERMLVLQPILPQPRQEGSDPGGSGAERDLPDAG from the coding sequence ATGGCCCACCACCACGCAGCCGCCGCAAACCGGCGCCGCGCCACCGGCCCTGCCCCCTCACTGACCGGCCCGGCGAGCGACGTGCACCCCGTGCTGCGCCGCACCACGGCCCCGCCCGCCGCCCTCGATCTGCTGGCCCAGGCCCGCGCCGGGCTGGATGAGGCGGCCCTCCTCGAAACCCCCAACGAGCGCTACGCCACGGCCCACCTCGCGGCCCTGCGCACCGCGGCGGCCGTGCTCGCCGCCCGGGGCCGCCCGGAACCCTCCCCCCGTCGCCGGGCCCGCATCCGCAGCGCCTGGGAAGTGCTCCCGGAGATAGCGCCCGAACTCGCCGAGTGGAGCGCGCTGTTCGCCTCCGGGGCCCGGCGCCGCGCCCGGGCCGAGGCGGGCATCCAGGGCGCGGCCGGGCGCCGGGACGCCGACGACCTGATCCGCGACGTGGCGATGTTCCTCCGCCTCGTCGAACGCATGCTGGTGCTCCAGCCGATCCTGCCGCAGCCACGCCAGGAGGGGAGCGACCCGGGCGGTTCCGGCGCGGAGCGCGACCTGCCGGACGCGGGCTGA
- a CDS encoding ATP-binding cassette domain-containing protein produces the protein MDGVGVTADGFGLRGPRGWAFRGIGVDAEPGSLLAIEGPSGSGRTSLLLALTGRMKATEGTATVGGARLPKQLAAVRRVAALAHVAGVTDLDPALTVGEHLHERALLQRRFGGSVRELLRPRAERATESGRRIDSALAAAGLDPETLPKGSRTAVRDLERLEALRLSLALALIGRPGLLGVDDIDLKLTDAEREEVWALLRSLAEAGTTVLAVCGEAPEGTVTVATRADTVTPARETTTETTTSAETERDGSTGTEQETEQEEEAADALAETGRA, from the coding sequence GTGGACGGAGTCGGTGTCACAGCCGACGGCTTCGGGCTCCGAGGCCCTCGCGGATGGGCTTTCCGAGGCATCGGTGTCGACGCGGAGCCGGGCTCGCTGCTCGCGATCGAGGGACCCTCCGGCTCCGGCCGGACGAGCCTGCTGCTCGCCCTCACCGGACGGATGAAGGCCACCGAGGGGACGGCGACCGTGGGCGGGGCACGGCTGCCGAAGCAGCTCGCGGCCGTGCGTCGCGTCGCCGCGCTCGCGCACGTCGCCGGGGTGACCGACCTCGACCCGGCCCTGACCGTCGGGGAGCACCTGCACGAACGGGCCCTGCTGCAACGTCGGTTCGGCGGCTCCGTACGAGAGCTGTTGCGCCCGCGCGCGGAGCGGGCCACGGAGTCGGGGCGGCGGATCGACTCCGCGCTCGCCGCCGCCGGGCTCGACCCCGAGACCCTGCCCAAGGGCTCGCGGACCGCCGTCCGCGATCTGGAGCGTCTCGAAGCCCTGCGGCTGTCCCTGGCGCTGGCGCTCATCGGACGTCCCGGGCTGCTCGGCGTCGACGACATCGACCTGAAGCTGACGGACGCCGAGCGGGAGGAGGTCTGGGCCCTGCTCAGGTCCCTCGCCGAGGCCGGGACGACTGTCCTCGCGGTGTGCGGCGAGGCCCCCGAGGGCACCGTCACGGTCGCCACGCGCGCGGACACCGTCACGCCCGCCCGGGAGACCACCACCGAGACCACCACGTCCGCGGAGACCGAACGGGACGGGTCCACCGGGACCGAGCAGGAAACCGAGCAGGAAGAGGAGGCCGCGGATGCGCTCGCCGAAACTGGCCGCGCTTGA
- a CDS encoding YhgE/Pip domain-containing protein, which produces MRSPKLAALELRRFGRGRLPRAALVALLLLPLLYGALYLWSFWDPYGRLDRIPVALVNDDKGATADGKKISAGDDITKGLRDSEVFDWHEVSAAEARAGVEDGRYYLSLTMPADFSRRIASSAGDSPETSALQVRTNDANNYIVGQISRTVFSEVRTAASTKTSRSFLDKIFVSFSDIHGATAKAADGADDLKGGIGKAEAGSKDLADGLSDAKDGSGKLAKGLKKLDKGADNLQDGSQKVADGTQTLADKVNGVADAVGPFLKDNEKTIGDTAQLVADSAKVIGDNLETLVKAAPTAAEGAHTASDTLAAVHKARCETQLLPDPACADLEKAKDAAADVAKVADDLNTLIADQDGDLKTLRTNLAALQTQAQSLADSAPHLSEDLDDAVSKVNALNTGAAKVAKGAKKLNTGLGTAKTGSVDLDEGVGKLETGAQDLNGGMFKLSDGSGKLADGLHDGAEQIPDYDERQRDARTAVMADPVRLASQDLHKAANYGTGFAPYFIPLSLWVGAMVAYMLIAPMNRRALAAGASAWRIALAGWLPVVAVGVLQTAALMAVLHWAIGLEMARAAGTVGFLFLVTACFAALVQWLNARFGAAGRILVLALLMLQLTSAGGTYPVQTSPGFFNAIHPYLPMSYVVEALRRLITGGGLEPVWHACVVLVAFTAGALALTALSARRRQVWTLDRLHPELSL; this is translated from the coding sequence ATGCGCTCGCCGAAACTGGCCGCGCTTGAGCTCCGGCGCTTCGGCCGGGGCAGACTCCCCCGGGCCGCGCTCGTCGCGCTCCTGCTGCTGCCGCTGCTGTACGGCGCGCTGTACCTGTGGTCGTTCTGGGACCCGTACGGCAGGCTCGACCGGATCCCCGTCGCGCTCGTGAACGACGACAAGGGGGCGACCGCCGACGGGAAGAAGATCAGCGCCGGGGACGACATCACGAAGGGCCTGCGCGACAGCGAGGTCTTCGACTGGCACGAGGTGAGTGCCGCCGAGGCACGCGCGGGCGTGGAGGACGGCAGGTACTACCTGTCGCTGACCATGCCGGCCGACTTCAGCCGGCGTATCGCCTCCAGTGCGGGCGACTCCCCCGAGACGAGCGCCCTTCAGGTGCGCACGAACGACGCGAACAACTACATCGTCGGGCAGATCTCGCGGACGGTCTTCAGCGAGGTGCGCACGGCCGCGTCCACGAAGACCTCGCGCTCCTTCCTGGACAAGATCTTCGTGTCCTTCTCCGACATCCACGGCGCGACCGCGAAGGCCGCCGACGGGGCCGACGACCTCAAGGGCGGCATCGGGAAGGCCGAGGCGGGCTCCAAGGACCTCGCCGACGGGCTGAGCGACGCCAAGGACGGCAGCGGCAAGCTGGCGAAGGGCCTGAAGAAGCTCGACAAGGGCGCCGACAACCTCCAGGACGGGTCGCAGAAGGTCGCGGACGGCACACAGACGCTCGCCGACAAGGTCAACGGGGTCGCCGACGCGGTGGGGCCCTTCCTGAAGGACAACGAGAAGACCATCGGGGACACCGCCCAGCTGGTCGCCGACTCCGCCAAGGTGATCGGCGACAACCTGGAGACCCTGGTGAAGGCGGCGCCGACCGCCGCCGAGGGCGCCCACACGGCCTCGGACACGCTCGCCGCCGTCCACAAGGCCCGCTGTGAGACGCAGCTGCTGCCGGACCCCGCCTGCGCCGACCTGGAGAAGGCCAAGGACGCGGCCGCCGACGTGGCGAAGGTCGCCGACGACCTCAACACGCTGATCGCCGACCAGGACGGCGACCTGAAGACGCTCCGCACGAACCTCGCCGCCCTCCAGACGCAGGCGCAGTCGCTCGCCGACAGCGCCCCGCACCTCTCCGAGGACCTCGACGACGCCGTGTCCAAGGTCAACGCGCTGAACACGGGCGCCGCGAAGGTCGCCAAGGGCGCCAAGAAGCTGAACACCGGGCTCGGCACGGCCAAGACGGGATCGGTCGACCTGGACGAGGGCGTCGGCAAGCTGGAGACGGGCGCCCAGGACCTCAACGGCGGCATGTTCAAGCTCTCCGACGGTTCCGGGAAGCTCGCCGACGGCCTGCACGACGGCGCCGAGCAGATCCCCGACTACGACGAGCGGCAGCGCGACGCGCGTACCGCCGTCATGGCGGACCCCGTGCGACTCGCCTCCCAGGATCTGCACAAGGCGGCCAACTACGGCACCGGCTTCGCCCCGTACTTCATCCCGCTGTCGCTGTGGGTGGGCGCGATGGTGGCGTACATGCTGATCGCGCCGATGAACCGGCGCGCACTCGCCGCGGGCGCCTCGGCCTGGCGCATCGCGCTGGCGGGCTGGCTGCCGGTGGTCGCGGTCGGGGTGCTCCAGACGGCGGCGCTGATGGCCGTGCTGCACTGGGCGATCGGCCTGGAGATGGCGCGTGCGGCCGGCACCGTGGGCTTCCTGTTCCTCGTGACGGCGTGCTTCGCGGCTCTCGTGCAGTGGCTCAACGCGCGCTTCGGAGCGGCGGGCCGGATCCTCGTACTCGCCCTGCTGATGCTGCAGTTGACGTCGGCGGGCGGCACGTACCCGGTGCAGACCAGCCCCGGCTTCTTCAACGCGATCCACCCCTACCTGCCGATGAGTTACGTCGTCGAGGCCCTCAGGAGGCTCATCACGGGCGGTGGCCTGGAACCGGTGTGGCACGCGTGCGTGGTGCTCGTCGCCTTCACCGCGGGCGCCCTCGCGCTGACGGCTCTGTCGGCGCGCCGCCGCCAGGTGTGGACGCTGGACCGGCTGCACCCGGAGCTGAGCCTGTGA